The nucleotide sequence TCATCTTGACTTTTGACTTGCAGCTCATTTCCATGCTGATTGCTATTCTGGCATGCCCCATAAGGAGCGTCATTACCCTGAATATATGTTTGATGGAAATTCTGGCTAACGTTTGATTGGGACGATGCTTGGCCATATTGAGGTTCAGGAGTCCTGGTATGCGGCTTGACACCATTAAAACTGACCCCTCCTAAGCTTGATTGTGAGAACATCGATAAATTCATGGGACTTGAGAATCTTGTAGCAGAATGAAAACTGGCAGGTTGTTGTACTGCGTTAACATGATTGTTGAAGCCAGATGAACCACGAGACGGGTGATTTGCTGCCAATGTGCGCCCCATACTGCCTACAGCCCCTTTTGACATCGTAGGAGAACGGAGGAGCTGTGGTCCCAAACTGCTTGCACCCGTTCCCCGCTCCCTTTGAATGGCATGACTACGTACACCCAGTGACTGCTTTGGGACAGAGTGAAGGCGGTTTCTGTCTCTCGACAAAGCGGATCTTGATTCCAGATATCTACCATGGTTTGCACCATTTGGGATTGTTAGGTTGGGAACTTTGGATACATGGGTATTAATTGGTCTAGTGATCTGATTCTGCATACCAGAATTCACTGAGATGTGGCTGTACGTTGCTTTTGGCCGAGAAACCTGATTTTGAGGTATGCAGTTGAGTGAGGGAGTGTGCATTGCAGTTGACCTGGCTGATTGAGTCCGTAACACGGAAATCGGAGACAATTGAACGATATCACGAGGAAAAATTTCATTACTTTGCGAACGTACCATACCGAGTGAAGTGCCATAATTAATTGAAGCTGGTAATGGGGAACTCAGGGATCGCTTGAAATCTTTCCTCTTAATTTTCCACACCTCAGTTTTATCATTTGCATGACAATGATCTGAACTCAAAATGCCAGTGCCCCACTTTAGACATGGTGCCAGGGAGTCGCAGACATAACAGTGGCACTGCATGTCATCGAAAAAATAAATGAGGGACAGAAAGGATAATGTTAAGTGAATCAAATAACACACAATAaacagtaataaaaaaaaaaaataaaaaaaaaaaaaaaaaaaactaaagcaaaAGTGAATCCTGACATGGTCCAATATGTGATCTTTACTTGTTTTTTACCTGGCCACAGTGTCTCTCATGAGGAGTGGATGAGAAAGGAAATGTAGCACACAGATGTCGGGCATGAGGATAGTCTCTACATGCAACCTGCAagtcaaaaaacaaaatgagcCTGTATCTGAAATGCAATGACTATATCTTCTCCCATAAGCAAAGAGAAGCATTAAAATAGTAAGTTTGAGAAGACAAATAAAGTGTTTTCTCATACACAATAGCCAAGACGCATGGCCAAAGATCAAAGTCTTCTTCTACCTTTTTGAACATTTCCTCAGCCATCTTAACTTGCCTCATGGTAATTTCACACCCTGCAAGAATTAGCTAGGAGGCTAAACTTGGCAATGGTGTATGAGGTACCATCTTGTGTGGCAAACTGGCACTTTAGGAGAAAGTACTCCCCCACTTACAAAAGAACAATCAAAAGCACATACATGATAGTTTAGAGATACAACCATGGATGTATAAA is from Medicago truncatula cultivar Jemalong A17 chromosome 1, MtrunA17r5.0-ANR, whole genome shotgun sequence and encodes:
- the LOC25484195 gene encoding uncharacterized protein → MPEVLEISSDEEEDVKEESKNTDFEWIQELLFNSDDESDGGSDDVVFIHENKAPEGKSKSSTLSVKDVKDDVDDDDCVVLEGDPENGVTSVDEEDSTEGSDDLVVVGEKGQVACRDYPHARHLCATFPFSSTPHERHCGQCHCYVCDSLAPCLKWGTGILSSDHCHANDKTEVWKIKRKDFKRSLSSPLPASINYGTSLGMVRSQSNEIFPRDIVQLSPISVLRTQSARSTAMHTPSLNCIPQNQVSRPKATYSHISVNSGMQNQITRPINTHVSKVPNLTIPNGANHGRYLESRSALSRDRNRLHSVPKQSLGVRSHAIQRERGTGASSLGPQLLRSPTMSKGAVGSMGRTLAANHPSRGSSGFNNHVNAVQQPASFHSATRFSSPMNLSMFSQSSLGGVSFNGVKPHTRTPEPQYGQASSQSNVSQNFHQTYIQGNDAPYGACQNSNQHGNELQVKSQDEIASGNMTQSGITSQDTSQSKPQEESSNISAGEFSAFDPSWTENISQSTEPLIEFPPVQSSRSTDQPPNVDNSITQFIENVEPVNESSRIPGSIDDFENWLPGKETGPMTTDDVLPFELNVPSPDPSPFDEDPSMLLSSWW